GTCGACATAGTAGCTGCCGTTCCAGGCCGCGCCCGGAGTGTACTTCTCGAAGCAGGCAATGAGGTCTTCGAAGCTTTCGAGCTTGGCCTCCCCCGCGAGGATGCGGCGGGCGAACTCCGCAAGACCGGCCGAGTTGGTGTAGCCGTAGGAGTAGGCCCAGGTGCCCATACGTCCCTTGCCGCCCTTGTCGATGACGGCCTGCTCGACCTTCTTGAGGATGGCGGGAAAATCGCCGTGCTCGGCAGAAAGGTCGATGCCGAGAGCCCCGGGGTAACCCATGAGAGGCGACGGCAGATCGGCCTCGACGAAGTAGCCGCCGCTCTCGGCGATCCGCTTCAGCAGGGGCTCCGTGTGGGCGTCGTTGGTGCAGAAGAAGGCCGTGCCCTTGCCGTACTCGCCGATCCAGGCGGGAACCTTTTCGAGGATGAACTGCTGGGCACCGGCGACGCCGACGTCGCTGGTGGGATCGGGAGCGGTCTCGAAATGGAACTTGAGCCCCAGGTCCTTGCAGGCTTCCTCCATGATGTTGCGGCGTCGCGAGAGCAGCTCATAGCTCATGTGGCGGGGGAAGGAGATATGGACGAAGTCGGTGGCCCCCATCTTCTTGGCGGCGGCGATGATGAGATAGCCCCGGGCGATGTTGTCGGCGTTGATGACGAGGTCGGCGGCCGCCTCGATGACGCCCGGATCCTCATGCGCCTCTCCGGCGAAGCAGAGAATGTCGGGCCGTTTCTCCTTGACGCGGCGGAAGGCCTCCGTCGTGCCGGGGATGGCCTGGTTGACGATGATGGCCTTCATCAGGGGATCGTCGGCGAGACCGACGATCTGGCTGATGGTGGTCTCCATCTCCTGCATGAAGTTATCGGGATAGGTGAGGTGCTGAATCATGCCTCCGTCGGCCACGCTGCCATACTCGGCGATCATCTTCTCGGCACCGCGAAGGTCATCCTCGGACTGAGAGACCGTACCCGTACAGATGCCGATGTGGAACTTGGCCTCGGCAAAGGCTCCGCCGGTCAGGGACAGAAGAACCCCAAAAGCAACTGCGAGAAACACGATGCGCCTCATCAAAATTCTCGCCTCCCTTTAATTATAAAACAGTTTCCAGTTAAGCTTACCTCTCGAAGACCTCCTTGTCAATGTTACGAAAAGCCCCGAAAGGGCGGGCTCGTCAGGGCCAATCCTGTCGAATCCGCCGATTCGGGGTCCGCTCAGATCTCCTTGCCGGTGCGGGTTCGAGGCCATTTTCGCCGTCCTTCGACCGTTTCGCGGCCGGACCCGACGGGATCGCGAGAGTTCCCTGCCTGCCGATTCGGGGGAAGATCGTCCAGGGCAAGAAGCTCCCGGGCGAGCTCGACGAATCCCCCTTCGGCGGCGGGGGGGAAAATGAAGTGCCCGATCTCCTTCAGTTCATCGTCGGCATCGTCAGGCACGGCGGCCAGATCGGCCAGAAGGAGCAACTCCCTGTCGTTGTGGTGGTCGCCGGCACAGACGAGAAAACGGGGACGTCCTCCGGAACGGAGCAGAAACTCCAGAGCCGCCCCTTTCGAGACGCCGGGGGCCAGGACGTCGAGAAAGCCGTCGCCGGCCAGAGTGACCGTCGCGGCCGCGCCCAGGGCATCCTCCATCCGGATCGCCAGTCCTCTCACCGCCGCCGGATCGCCGTAAAAGATGACGCGGTAGACGTCGGAGTCGACGCGGGGCTCGACGAGATCGTCCCGCAAGGGGATGGACAGCCTGCGGAAATACTCTCCGGAACGTCCTTCGCCGGGCCTGATGATGATCTCCTCATCGCCGAAGACCTGGACCTCCAACCCCGAACTCCAGCCGAGACGGAGAGCCTCTTCGGCCGTCTCGGCCGGAAGGAACCGCTCGAAAAGGACTTCGTCCGTGGAGGGGACGATGACGCGGGCCCCGTCGTAGAGGATCAGGGGATGCGCCGTGGGCACATCGGCCAGATGAGGCCTGACGGAGGCGTAGATCCTCCCCGTGGCGAGGAGCAGGTCCCATCCCGCCCGAGACAGGTCGTTCCAGGCCCGGCTCACTTCGGGTGAAACCCGATCTCTGTGGGCCAAGGTGCCGTCAAAATCGCTCACAAGGACTTTCGGGCCCATTGTCTTACCTCCTCGCCGGATCTCGCAGCCACGCCGCATTCTGACAACATTCTAACAGAGAGCGGCCCCGACGATAAAATGAATTTTGTGCCTGATATAGTTCAAGCCTCTTCCCTTTCCGATATGTTCTTCTTTGTTGGATTCTGGTAAGATAGGGATACAAGAGTCATCCGTCATTCATACATTTCAGGAGGTGGAAGTGAGTTGAAGAAGTTCGTTCTGTTTTGTCTTGCGTCCGTGCTGGTGGTGACGATGGCGGGAATGGCCATCGGCGCCGAGACGATCAAGGTGGGCTATCTGGCGGCTCTGACCGGAGATTGGGCGGCCTACGGTCAGACGGAGCAGAACACGGCCCAGCTGGCCGTCGACGAGATCAACGCCAAGGGAGGCATCAACGGCAGGAAGGTCGAGCTCACCGTCTACGACTTCCGCGGCCGCCAGGAAGACGCCGTCAACGCCGTCCGCCGCATGGTCGAAGAGGACAAGGTCGTCGCCGTCGTCGGCGCCAACGCCAGCGGCATCAACATCGCCACGGCGGCCATCGTCAACAAGGCCGGAGTCCCCCAGATCGGGACCGTCTCGACGAACCCCGCCGTCACCGTCGACCGCGACGGCAAGGTCCGCCCCTATTCCTTCCGTGTCTGCTTCACCGACCCCTACCAGGGCAAGCTCATCGCCTACTTCGCCGCCCATGACCTGAATCTCAAGAAGGGCGCCATCCTCTACGACATCGCCAGCGACTACTCCCAGGGTCTGCGCGAATTCTTCATGCAGTCCTACGGCGAGTACGGCGGCAAAGTCGTGGCCGACGAGGCCTTCA
The DNA window shown above is from Aminithiophilus ramosus and carries:
- a CDS encoding DUF3798 domain-containing protein, with amino-acid sequence MRRIVFLAVAFGVLLSLTGGAFAEAKFHIGICTGTVSQSEDDLRGAEKMIAEYGSVADGGMIQHLTYPDNFMQEMETTISQIVGLADDPLMKAIIVNQAIPGTTEAFRRVKEKRPDILCFAGEAHEDPGVIEAAADLVINADNIARGYLIIAAAKKMGATDFVHISFPRHMSYELLSRRRNIMEEACKDLGLKFHFETAPDPTSDVGVAGAQQFILEKVPAWIGEYGKGTAFFCTNDAHTEPLLKRIAESGGYFVEADLPSPLMGYPGALGIDLSAEHGDFPAILKKVEQAVIDKGGKGRMGTWAYSYGYTNSAGLAEFARRILAGEAKLESFEDLIACFEKYTPGAAWNGSYYVDLNTGVTKKNHILVYQDTYVFGTGYLHMTEVDVPEKYFSVR
- a CDS encoding ABC transporter substrate-binding protein yields the protein MAGMAIGAETIKVGYLAALTGDWAAYGQTEQNTAQLAVDEINAKGGINGRKVELTVYDFRGRQEDAVNAVRRMVEEDKVVAVVGANASGINIATAAIVNKAGVPQIGTVSTNPAVTVDRDGKVRPYSFRVCFTDPYQGKLIAYFAAHDLNLKKGAILYDIASDYSQGLREFFMQSYGEYGGKVVADEAFKGGQDVDFRAQLTKIREAGADVLVLPNMGKEMALIMKQARELGMKDIVFVGGDGYAEFMWEIAGEAMEGSYWINHVAPEDPAMAQFFADYKAKYNDECKEFVNGILGYDAMYWLFDAIARAGDPTADNIAKALAATKNVQLHHAVLTMDEFHNPKDKDGVVLIAKEGRGQFFSKIKPE
- a CDS encoding HAD family hydrolase, encoding MGPKVLVSDFDGTLAHRDRVSPEVSRAWNDLSRAGWDLLLATGRIYASVRPHLADVPTAHPLILYDGARVIVPSTDEVLFERFLPAETAEEALRLGWSSGLEVQVFGDEEIIIRPGEGRSGEYFRRLSIPLRDDLVEPRVDSDVYRVIFYGDPAAVRGLAIRMEDALGAAATVTLAGDGFLDVLAPGVSKGAALEFLLRSGGRPRFLVCAGDHHNDRELLLLADLAAVPDDADDELKEIGHFIFPPAAEGGFVELARELLALDDLPPNRQAGNSRDPVGSGRETVEGRRKWPRTRTGKEI